Proteins encoded by one window of Pseudomonas sp. LS44:
- the gcvH gene encoding glycine cleavage system protein GcvH has protein sequence MSTTPADLRYAASHEWARLEADGTVTVGISDHAQEALGDVVFVELPEVGKQLAAGQEAGVVESVKAASDIYAPVSGEVIAINEALTDAPENVNSDPYGSWFFKLKPSAVAELDKLLDAAAYKAAADADA, from the coding sequence ATGAGCACCACCCCCGCCGATTTGCGTTATGCCGCCAGCCACGAGTGGGCGCGCCTGGAAGCCGATGGCACTGTGACCGTAGGGATCTCCGATCATGCCCAGGAAGCTCTGGGCGATGTGGTGTTCGTCGAGCTGCCGGAAGTCGGCAAGCAACTGGCCGCCGGTCAGGAAGCCGGGGTCGTGGAGTCGGTCAAGGCCGCCTCGGACATCTACGCACCGGTTTCCGGGGAAGTGATCGCGATCAACGAAGCGCTCACCGATGCGCCGGAAAACGTCAACAGCGATCCGTACGGTAGCTGGTTCTTCAAGCTCAAGCCGAGCGCTGTCGCCGAGCTGGACAAGTTGCTCGATGCTGCGGCCTACAAGGCCGCTGCCGACGCCGACGCCTGA
- the gcvT gene encoding glycine cleavage system aminomethyltransferase GcvT codes for MGQRTPLYDQHVALGAKMVDFGGWDMPLHYGSQVEEHHQVRRDCGVFDVSHMTVVDVAGSQAKAYLQHLLANDVERLKTPGKALYSGMLNERGGVIDDLIVYLTDWGYRLVVNAATRDKDLAWMQAQAAGFDVQLTERDELAMLAIQGPQAREKTAELVSSERAALIHELKPFQGIAEGDWFIARTGYTGEDGLEIVLPAAEVPTFFNDLVGAGIAPIGLGARDTLRLEAGMNLYGQDMDEDTSPLASNMAWTIAWEPAARNFIGRQALEAQRSGATQKLVGLVLEERGVLRAHQVVRIEGIGEGEITSGSFSPTLGKSIALARLPAATGERAEVEIRGKWYPVRVVQASFVRNGKALI; via the coding sequence TTGGGACAGCGCACCCCCCTCTACGATCAGCATGTCGCCCTGGGCGCCAAAATGGTCGACTTCGGCGGCTGGGATATGCCGTTGCATTACGGCTCGCAAGTCGAGGAGCACCATCAGGTGCGGCGCGACTGCGGCGTCTTCGATGTCTCCCACATGACTGTGGTGGACGTCGCGGGCAGCCAGGCCAAAGCCTATTTGCAGCACCTTCTAGCCAATGACGTCGAGCGGCTGAAAACGCCGGGCAAGGCGTTGTACAGCGGCATGCTCAACGAGCGTGGCGGGGTCATCGACGACCTGATCGTGTACCTCACCGACTGGGGTTATCGCTTGGTGGTCAACGCTGCCACCCGCGACAAGGATCTGGCCTGGATGCAGGCGCAGGCCGCCGGGTTCGACGTGCAACTGACTGAGCGGGACGAACTGGCCATGCTCGCCATCCAGGGCCCGCAGGCCCGCGAGAAGACTGCCGAACTGGTGAGCAGCGAGCGCGCCGCGCTGATCCACGAGCTCAAGCCGTTCCAGGGCATCGCCGAAGGCGACTGGTTCATCGCCCGCACCGGTTACACCGGCGAAGACGGTCTGGAAATCGTCCTGCCGGCCGCCGAAGTGCCGACCTTCTTCAACGATCTGGTCGGTGCCGGCATCGCCCCGATCGGCCTCGGCGCCCGCGACACGCTGCGCTTGGAGGCCGGGATGAACCTGTACGGCCAGGACATGGACGAAGACACTTCGCCGCTGGCTAGCAACATGGCCTGGACCATCGCCTGGGAGCCGGCGGCGCGCAATTTCATCGGTCGTCAGGCGCTGGAAGCCCAGCGCAGCGGCGCGACGCAGAAGCTGGTCGGGCTGGTGCTGGAAGAGCGTGGTGTATTGCGCGCCCATCAAGTGGTGCGCATCGAAGGCATCGGCGAAGGTGAAATCACCAGCGGCAGCTTCTCGCCGACGCTCGGCAAATCCATCGCCCTGGCCCGTTTGCCGGCGGCCACCGGCGAGCGCGCCGAGGTGGAAATCCGTGGCAAGTGGTACCCGGTGCGCGTGGTGCAAGCGAGCTTCGTGCGCAACGGCAAAGCATTGATCTAA
- a CDS encoding iron ABC transporter permease yields the protein MAHPAQRRWYPISFAVAALVLLPLTVLLFSWGSIDQEIWAHLWQTQMPRLLGNTLSLVLGVGVGVTLLGVSLAWLTSLCEFPGRRWLDWALMLPFAIPAYVLAFVFIGLLDFSGPLQSLWRDWFGSGWRFPRVRSTGGVIIVLVLVFYPYVYLLARSAFLAQGKGLMEAARVLGLSPWQAFWRVALPMARPAIGAGLALAIMETLADFGAVAVFNFDTFTTAIYKTWYGFYSLSSATQLASLLLLAVMLVLYGERRARGVSRPSSERPRGRALYHLRGWRAWAASSWCGLVFACAFVVPVLQLLVWFWRRGRFDLDERYFALILHTLYLGALAALLVVAVALLLAFSRRLAPTRAVRSAVALANLGYALPGSVLAVAIMLAFSYLDKQLVIPLSAWLGGAGKPLLLGSLAALLLAYLVRFMAVAYGPLESSLARIRPSLPEASRSLGIGGPRLFFAVYLPLLMPGALSAALLVFVDVLKEMPATLLMRPFGWDTLAVRIFEMTSEGEWARAALPALTLVLVGLLPVVGLIRRSARRVGH from the coding sequence GTGGCCCATCCCGCCCAGCGCCGCTGGTATCCCATCTCTTTCGCCGTCGCCGCCCTGGTGCTGTTGCCGCTGACGGTACTGCTGTTCAGCTGGGGCAGCATCGACCAGGAGATCTGGGCGCACCTGTGGCAAACCCAAATGCCGCGCCTGCTCGGCAACACCCTGAGCCTGGTGCTCGGCGTCGGCGTCGGCGTGACGCTGCTCGGCGTCAGCCTGGCCTGGCTCACCAGCCTCTGCGAATTTCCCGGCCGGCGCTGGCTAGATTGGGCATTGATGCTGCCATTCGCGATTCCCGCCTACGTGCTGGCGTTCGTGTTCATCGGCCTGCTGGATTTCTCCGGCCCGCTGCAAAGCCTGTGGCGCGACTGGTTCGGCAGCGGCTGGCGGTTCCCGCGGGTACGCTCCACCGGCGGGGTGATCATCGTGCTGGTGCTGGTCTTCTATCCCTACGTCTACCTGCTCGCGCGCAGCGCCTTCCTGGCCCAGGGCAAGGGCTTGATGGAAGCTGCACGGGTGCTCGGCCTGTCGCCCTGGCAGGCATTCTGGCGGGTCGCCTTGCCGATGGCGCGGCCGGCCATCGGTGCCGGCCTGGCGCTGGCGATCATGGAGACTCTGGCGGATTTCGGCGCGGTCGCGGTGTTCAACTTCGACACTTTCACCACCGCCATCTACAAGACTTGGTATGGCTTCTACAGCCTGTCCAGCGCCACTCAGCTGGCTAGCCTGCTGCTGCTCGCGGTGATGCTGGTGCTGTATGGCGAGCGCCGCGCGCGGGGCGTTAGCCGGCCGAGCAGCGAGCGTCCCCGCGGCCGCGCGTTGTATCACCTGCGCGGCTGGCGGGCGTGGGCGGCGAGCAGCTGGTGCGGGCTGGTTTTCGCCTGCGCGTTTGTCGTTCCCGTGCTGCAACTGCTGGTGTGGTTCTGGCGGCGCGGCCGTTTCGATCTCGACGAACGCTACTTCGCGCTGATCCTGCACACCCTCTACCTCGGCGCCCTGGCCGCCCTGCTGGTTGTCGCTGTGGCGCTGCTGCTGGCCTTCTCGCGACGCCTGGCGCCGACCCGGGCGGTGCGTTCGGCGGTCGCGCTGGCCAACCTCGGCTACGCGCTGCCCGGCTCGGTGTTGGCAGTGGCGATCATGCTGGCGTTCAGTTACCTCGATAAACAATTGGTCATTCCACTGTCGGCATGGCTCGGCGGCGCCGGCAAGCCGTTGCTGCTCGGTAGTTTGGCGGCGTTGCTGCTGGCCTATCTGGTGCGTTTCATGGCGGTCGCCTACGGGCCGCTGGAAAGCAGCCTGGCGCGCATCCGCCCGTCGTTGCCGGAAGCCTCGCGCAGCCTGGGCATTGGCGGGCCCCGCTTGTTCTTCGCGGTGTACCTGCCGCTGCTGATGCCCGGCGCGTTGTCCGCGGCGCTGCTGGTGTTCGTCGATGTGCTCAAGGAAATGCCTGCCACCCTGCTGATGCGTCCGTTCGGCTGGGACACCCTGGCCGTGCGCATCTTCGAGATGACCAGCGAAGGCGAGTGGGCGCGCGCCGCGCTGCCGGCGTTGACCCTGGTGTTGGTCGGCCTGCTGCCAGTGGTCGGTTTGATCCGGCGTTCGGCGCGCCGCGTCGGCCATTAG
- a CDS encoding extracellular solute-binding protein, with the protein MRIAQPLFAALALSLAATSAQAVDAVVVYSSRIDELIKPVFDTYTAKTGVPIKFITDKEAPLMQRIKAEGENATADLLLTVDAGNLWQAEQMGILQPFTSKTIEANIPPQYRSSSDAWTGLSLRARTIVYSTERVQPQELSTYEALAGKEWEGRLCLRTSKKVYNQSLTATLIETHGAAKTEEILQGWVNNLATDVFADDNAVIQAVDAGQCDVGIVNTYYYGRLHQQNPELRVKIFWPNQADRGVHVNLSGIGLTKHAPHAEAAKQLVEWMTTAEAQSLFAGINQEFPANPQVKPSAEVAAWGSFKADSIPVEVAGKRQAEAIKLMDRAGWN; encoded by the coding sequence ATGCGCATCGCTCAACCGCTTTTCGCCGCGCTGGCGCTCAGCCTCGCCGCCACTTCCGCCCAGGCCGTCGACGCCGTGGTGGTGTATTCCTCGCGGATCGACGAGCTGATCAAGCCAGTCTTCGATACCTACACGGCGAAGACCGGCGTGCCGATCAAGTTCATCACCGACAAGGAAGCGCCGCTGATGCAGCGCATCAAGGCCGAGGGCGAAAATGCCACCGCCGACCTGCTGCTCACCGTGGATGCCGGCAACCTCTGGCAGGCCGAGCAGATGGGCATCCTGCAGCCGTTTACCTCGAAGACCATCGAGGCCAACATCCCACCACAGTACCGCTCCAGCAGCGATGCCTGGACTGGCCTGTCGCTGCGCGCGCGGACCATCGTCTACTCCACCGAGCGGGTTCAGCCGCAGGAGCTGTCGACCTACGAGGCGCTGGCCGGCAAAGAATGGGAAGGCCGTCTGTGCCTGCGCACCAGCAAGAAGGTCTACAACCAGTCGCTCACCGCCACGCTGATCGAAACCCATGGCGCGGCCAAGACCGAGGAAATCCTCCAGGGCTGGGTCAACAACCTGGCCACCGACGTGTTCGCCGACGACAACGCAGTGATCCAGGCGGTGGATGCCGGCCAGTGCGACGTCGGCATCGTCAACACCTACTACTACGGTCGCCTGCACCAGCAGAACCCCGAGCTGCGGGTGAAGATCTTCTGGCCCAATCAGGCCGACCGCGGCGTGCACGTCAACCTCTCGGGCATCGGCCTGACCAAGCATGCGCCGCATGCGGAAGCAGCCAAGCAGTTGGTCGAATGGATGACCACCGCCGAGGCGCAGAGCCTGTTCGCTGGGATCAACCAAGAGTTCCCGGCCAATCCGCAGGTCAAGCCGTCGGCGGAGGTCGCCGCCTGGGGCAGCTTCAAGGCCGACAGCATCCCGGTGGAAGTGGCCGGCAAGCGCCAGGCCGAAGCGATCAAGCTGATGGACCGCGCTGGCTGGAATTGA
- a CDS encoding DUF4442 domain-containing protein: MDSRRIARKARLLRWALNFYPPYIGAGVRVRKISADFRSIRVRMGLGLFNRNYVGTQFGGSLYSMTDPFFMLMLMENLGSDYIVWDKAASIDFVSPGKGAVYADFRIDDALLSTIRTQTADGDKYLPNLHVEVRDRAGTLVARVHKTLYVRLKPRLRG; this comes from the coding sequence ATGGATTCGCGTCGAATCGCTCGCAAGGCCCGTCTGTTGCGCTGGGCGTTGAATTTCTACCCGCCCTATATCGGTGCTGGTGTGCGGGTGCGCAAGATCAGCGCGGACTTCCGCTCTATCCGAGTGCGCATGGGCCTGGGCCTGTTCAATCGCAACTACGTCGGTACTCAGTTCGGCGGATCGCTGTACAGCATGACCGACCCGTTCTTCATGCTCATGCTGATGGAGAATCTTGGCAGCGATTACATCGTCTGGGACAAGGCGGCGAGCATCGACTTTGTCAGCCCCGGCAAGGGCGCGGTGTATGCCGACTTCCGCATCGACGACGCACTGCTGAGCACGATTCGCACGCAGACCGCCGACGGCGACAAGTACTTGCCGAATCTGCACGTGGAAGTGCGCGACCGCGCCGGCACGCTGGTGGCGCGCGTGCACAAGACTCTTTATGTGCGGCTCAAGCCGCGGCTACGAGGCTGA
- the ubiH gene encoding 2-octaprenyl-6-methoxyphenyl hydroxylase, which yields MTRCELAIIGGGLVGASLALALQGEAKARGWRIVLIEPFAPGEGYQPSYDARSTALSFGSRQIFERLGVWPQIAERAEAIREILVSDRGRFGATRLRAADEGVPALGYVAENAWLGHCLWQAMDQQVVQWRCPAEVVRMQPLDDGYRLLLNDDSSLDCSLAVLADGGRSGLREQLGITVNQTAYPQSALIANITPAQPHSGQAFERFTADGPLALLPLADNRCALVWSRAHADAKRLHALDERSFLAELQTAFGYRLGALRQVGARHLYPLALVEAQEQIRRHLVVLGNAAHSLHPIAGQGFNLSLRDTWALAEALLETQAPLGDFATLQRYCQRQRLDQQLTVGFSDRVTRLFSNATPLIAAGRNLGLLGLDLLPPAKRWFARQAMGLGTRLHR from the coding sequence ATGACCCGTTGCGAACTGGCCATCATTGGCGGCGGTCTGGTCGGCGCCAGCCTGGCGCTGGCCTTGCAGGGCGAGGCCAAGGCCCGCGGTTGGCGGATCGTGCTGATCGAGCCGTTCGCCCCCGGCGAAGGCTATCAACCGAGCTACGACGCGCGCTCCACCGCACTGTCGTTCGGTAGCCGGCAGATCTTCGAGCGCCTCGGCGTGTGGCCACAGATCGCCGAGCGGGCCGAAGCGATTCGCGAAATTCTCGTCTCCGACCGTGGCCGTTTCGGCGCCACGCGCCTGCGCGCCGCGGACGAAGGCGTACCGGCGCTGGGCTATGTGGCGGAAAACGCCTGGCTCGGTCACTGCCTGTGGCAGGCCATGGATCAGCAGGTGGTGCAATGGCGCTGCCCGGCGGAAGTGGTGCGCATGCAGCCGCTCGACGACGGCTATCGGCTGTTGCTCAACGATGACAGCAGCCTCGATTGCAGCCTGGCGGTGCTCGCCGATGGCGGGCGCTCCGGGTTGCGCGAACAGCTGGGCATCACCGTCAATCAGACCGCGTATCCGCAGAGCGCGCTGATCGCCAATATCACTCCGGCTCAGCCGCACAGCGGTCAGGCGTTCGAACGCTTCACCGCCGATGGTCCGCTGGCGCTGCTGCCCTTGGCGGACAATCGCTGCGCGCTGGTCTGGAGTCGCGCGCATGCCGACGCCAAGCGTCTGCATGCGCTGGATGAGCGCAGTTTTCTCGCGGAATTGCAGACGGCGTTTGGCTATCGCCTCGGCGCCTTGCGCCAGGTCGGCGCACGGCATCTCTATCCGCTGGCGCTGGTCGAGGCGCAGGAACAGATCCGCCGACACCTGGTGGTGCTCGGCAATGCCGCGCACAGCCTGCATCCGATCGCCGGGCAGGGTTTCAATCTGTCGTTGCGCGATACCTGGGCGCTGGCCGAAGCGCTGCTGGAAACTCAGGCGCCGCTCGGCGACTTCGCCACGCTGCAGCGCTACTGCCAGCGGCAGCGTCTCGATCAGCAACTCACCGTGGGTTTTTCCGATCGCGTGACCCGTCTGTTTTCCAATGCCACACCACTGATCGCGGCCGGCCGCAACCTCGGCCTGCTCGGCCTCGATCTGCTGCCGCCAGCCAAGCGCTGGTTTGCCCGGCAGGCCATGGGCCTGGGCACTCGTTTACACCGTTAA
- the pepP gene encoding Xaa-Pro aminopeptidase, translating to MTSIPKAEYARRRKALMAQMEPNSIAILPAAPVYIRNRDVEHVYRQDSDFQYLSGFPEPDAVLVLIPGRAHGEYLLFCRERDPERELWDGLRAGQDGAIKTYGADDAFPIGDIDDILPGLIEGRERVYYAIGTNQEFDQHLMEWVNVIRSKARQGAQPPNEFVALDHLLHDMRLYKSAAEVKVMREAAEISARAHIRAMQVSRAGLSEYHLEAELDYEFRKGGAKMPAYGSIVATGRNACILHYRENDAPLKDGDLVLIDAGCEIDCYASDITRTFPANGTFSPEQKAIYQLVLDANMAAFEQIAPGKHWNEAHEATVRVITAGLIELGLLQGELEELIASEAYKPFYMHRAGHWLGMDVHDVGDYKVGGEWRVLEPGMAMTVEPGIYIAPDNQNVAKKWRGIGVRIEDDVVVTKTGCEVLTNGVPKTVAEIEALMAAARTQAA from the coding sequence ATGACCAGCATCCCCAAGGCGGAATACGCCCGTAGGCGCAAGGCGCTGATGGCCCAGATGGAACCCAACAGCATCGCCATCCTACCGGCTGCGCCGGTGTACATCCGCAATCGCGATGTCGAGCATGTGTACCGTCAGGACAGCGATTTCCAGTACCTCAGCGGCTTTCCCGAGCCGGACGCGGTGCTGGTGCTGATTCCCGGTCGTGCGCATGGCGAATATCTGCTGTTCTGCCGTGAACGCGATCCCGAGCGCGAGCTGTGGGACGGTCTGCGTGCCGGTCAGGACGGGGCGATCAAGACCTACGGTGCCGACGATGCCTTCCCGATCGGCGATATCGACGACATCCTGCCCGGCCTGATCGAAGGGCGTGAGCGGGTCTACTACGCGATTGGCACCAACCAGGAGTTCGATCAGCACTTGATGGAGTGGGTCAACGTGATCCGCTCCAAGGCGCGCCAGGGTGCGCAGCCGCCAAACGAATTCGTTGCCCTAGACCACCTGCTGCACGACATGCGCCTGTACAAGAGCGCGGCCGAAGTGAAAGTGATGCGCGAAGCGGCTGAAATTTCCGCGCGCGCGCACATTCGCGCCATGCAGGTGAGCCGTGCCGGGCTCAGCGAATATCACCTGGAAGCCGAGCTGGACTACGAGTTCCGCAAGGGTGGGGCGAAGATGCCGGCCTACGGGTCGATCGTCGCGACCGGGCGTAACGCCTGCATCCTGCATTACCGCGAGAACGATGCGCCGCTCAAGGATGGCGATCTGGTATTGATCGACGCCGGCTGCGAAATCGACTGCTACGCCAGCGACATCACCCGCACCTTCCCGGCCAACGGCACCTTCAGCCCCGAGCAGAAGGCCATCTACCAGCTGGTGCTCGATGCCAACATGGCCGCCTTCGAGCAGATCGCCCCGGGCAAACATTGGAACGAAGCCCACGAGGCCACGGTACGAGTGATCACTGCCGGGCTGATCGAGCTCGGCCTGCTGCAGGGCGAGCTGGAAGAGCTGATCGCCAGCGAAGCCTACAAACCGTTCTATATGCACCGCGCCGGCCACTGGCTGGGCATGGACGTGCACGATGTCGGCGACTACAAGGTCGGCGGCGAGTGGCGCGTGCTCGAGCCGGGCATGGCGATGACCGTCGAGCCGGGCATCTATATCGCTCCGGATAACCAGAATGTCGCCAAGAAATGGCGCGGGATCGGCGTGCGCATCGAAGACGATGTGGTAGTTACCAAGACCGGCTGCGAAGTGCTGACCAACGGCGTGCCCAAGACCGTCGCCGAGATCGAGGCGCTGATGGCCGCCGCCCGCACTCAGGCGGCCTGA
- a CDS encoding YecA family protein: protein MPMQNSPYSAFAALLASSGNPVSPAELHGLLLGRSCAGAGFDIDAWLADAAELFGSDPQDNVRQALIGLQEMVKGELTGEDMTIILLLPGDDAPLPERATALGQWCQGFLGGFGLTARDTALSSEAMEVLQDLAAIAQVQSALEESEDGESDYMEVMEYLRVAPLLLYTECAKPLAAAPKPSLH from the coding sequence ATACCCATGCAAAATTCCCCTTATAGTGCTTTCGCCGCCCTGCTCGCCAGCAGCGGCAACCCCGTTTCCCCGGCCGAGCTGCACGGTCTGTTGCTCGGGCGCAGCTGCGCCGGCGCCGGCTTCGATATTGATGCCTGGCTGGCGGACGCCGCCGAGCTGTTTGGCAGCGACCCACAGGACAACGTGCGCCAGGCGCTGATCGGCCTGCAGGAAATGGTCAAGGGCGAGCTGACCGGCGAGGACATGACCATCATCCTGCTGCTGCCCGGCGACGATGCGCCGCTGCCGGAGCGGGCGACCGCGTTGGGCCAATGGTGCCAAGGCTTTCTCGGCGGTTTCGGATTGACCGCGCGGGACACCGCGTTGAGCAGTGAAGCCATGGAAGTGCTCCAGGATCTGGCTGCCATCGCCCAGGTGCAGAGCGCCCTGGAAGAGTCCGAAGACGGCGAAAGCGACTATATGGAAGTCATGGAATACCTCCGGGTCGCGCCGTTGCTGCTATATACCGAGTGTGCCAAGCCACTGGCCGCCGCGCCGAAACCTTCCCTGCACTGA
- a CDS encoding TIGR02449 family protein, which yields MEDADLRALTAKLDLLIRRIEQLKVDNQLLRAGEQAWREERAHLIEKNEMARLKVESMISRLKALEQDS from the coding sequence ATGGAAGACGCCGATCTGCGTGCGCTGACCGCCAAGTTGGACCTCCTGATCCGCCGCATCGAGCAACTCAAGGTCGACAACCAGCTCTTGCGAGCCGGTGAACAGGCCTGGCGCGAAGAACGCGCTCATCTGATTGAAAAGAACGAAATGGCCCGACTCAAGGTCGAATCGATGATTTCGCGCCTGAAAGCCTTGGAGCAGGACTCATGA
- a CDS encoding cell division protein ZapA, which produces MTQSNTVSVQILDKEYCIACPPDDRANLESAARYLDGKMREIRMSGKVIGADRVAVMAALNITHDLLHKQQNLDQQASSSREQVRTLLDRVDHALATDQDGGRD; this is translated from the coding sequence ATGACCCAGTCGAATACCGTAAGCGTCCAGATTCTGGACAAAGAATATTGCATCGCCTGCCCTCCGGACGATCGCGCCAATCTGGAAAGCGCCGCGCGCTACTTGGACGGCAAAATGCGTGAGATCCGCATGAGCGGCAAAGTGATTGGCGCCGACCGGGTCGCGGTGATGGCTGCCCTGAATATCACCCACGACCTGCTGCACAAACAGCAGAACCTCGACCAACAGGCTAGCTCGAGCCGCGAGCAGGTCCGCACCCTGCTCGACCGCGTCGATCACGCCCTGGCCACCGATCAGGATGGCGGGCGAGACTGA
- a CDS encoding 5-formyltetrahydrofolate cyclo-ligase: MIDACALSRPQLRRLLRQARRALSAHEQRCAARKLYRQLAQHPRFRRARHIALYLPNDGEIDPRPLLRAAQRRGKHTYLPALNPWPATRMVFQRVLPHEGLRANRFGILEPRFAPQRQRKVWTLDLLLLPLVGFDDQGGRLGMGGGFYDRSLAYRSMRKNWHKPTLLGLAHECQKVEKLALASWDVPLQATVTDEAWYGRQ, from the coding sequence ATGATCGACGCCTGCGCGCTCTCACGCCCGCAGTTGCGCCGCTTGCTGCGCCAGGCGCGGCGTGCGCTCAGCGCCCATGAGCAGCGCTGCGCCGCCCGTAAGCTCTATCGCCAACTCGCTCAGCACCCGCGGTTTCGCCGCGCCCGGCATATCGCCCTGTACTTGCCCAATGATGGCGAGATCGACCCACGCCCCCTGTTGCGCGCCGCCCAACGACGCGGCAAACACACTTACCTACCGGCTCTCAATCCGTGGCCGGCGACGCGTATGGTGTTTCAGCGCGTACTGCCACACGAAGGCCTGCGGGCCAATCGTTTTGGCATACTTGAGCCCCGCTTCGCGCCCCAGCGCCAACGCAAGGTCTGGACTCTGGATCTGCTGCTGCTGCCGTTGGTCGGTTTCGATGATCAGGGTGGTCGTCTGGGCATGGGCGGCGGATTCTACGACCGCAGCCTGGCCTATCGCAGCATGCGCAAAAATTGGCACAAGCCGACGCTACTGGGACTGGCCCATGAATGTCAGAAGGTCGAGAAGCTGGCGCTGGCCAGTTGGGATGTGCCCTTGCAGGCGACGGTGACGGATGAGGCGTGGTACGGACGGCAGTAA
- a CDS encoding EVE domain-containing protein, producing MPYWLMKSEPDELSIHDLNRLGQARWDGVRNYQARNFLRSMQPGDLFFFYHSSCAQPGIAGIGRIANAAYPDPTALDPDSAYFDSKASTDKNPWSAVDVEFVEAFAAVLTLPRLKADSALSELPLVQRGSRLSVMPVSEQHWAAILVLR from the coding sequence ATGCCCTATTGGCTCATGAAATCGGAACCCGACGAACTGTCCATTCACGATCTTAACCGTCTCGGTCAGGCGCGCTGGGATGGGGTGCGCAATTATCAAGCGCGCAACTTCTTGCGCAGCATGCAACCAGGCGATTTGTTTTTCTTTTATCACTCCAGCTGTGCGCAACCGGGCATTGCCGGGATTGGCCGGATCGCCAACGCCGCCTACCCCGATCCCACCGCGCTCGACCCCGACAGTGCATATTTCGACAGCAAGGCGAGTACCGATAAAAATCCTTGGAGCGCGGTGGATGTCGAGTTTGTCGAGGCCTTTGCCGCGGTACTCACCCTGCCCCGTTTAAAGGCGGATAGCGCGTTAAGCGAGCTGCCCTTGGTGCAACGCGGCAGCCGCCTGTCGGTGATGCCAGTCAGCGAACAGCACTGGGCGGCGATACTAGTGCTGCGATAA